A part of Streptomyces sp. NBC_00557 genomic DNA contains:
- a CDS encoding TIGR03084 family metal-binding protein, whose protein sequence is MADPTPVIDDLCAETDELDRLVAELRPEQWSLATPAPGWTVAHQIAHLHWTDRSALVAVTDPDAFQTLVEKALAAPDSFVDEGAEEGARRPPAELLRAWREGRAALDRALRGAPPGARFPWYGPPMSAASMATARLMETWAHGLDVAEALGVVRPPTDRLRHVARLGVRTRDFAYTVHGLTPPAEEFRVELTSPTGELWAYGPESAHQRVTGPALDFCLLVTQRAHRADLALTAVGPDAGRWLDIAQAFAGPPGGGRPPKGAER, encoded by the coding sequence ATGGCCGACCCGACGCCCGTCATCGACGACCTGTGCGCCGAGACCGATGAACTCGACCGACTGGTAGCGGAGTTGAGGCCGGAGCAGTGGTCCCTCGCCACCCCCGCTCCCGGCTGGACCGTCGCCCACCAGATCGCCCATCTGCACTGGACCGACCGCTCGGCCCTGGTCGCCGTCACCGACCCGGACGCCTTTCAGACGCTGGTCGAAAAGGCTCTCGCCGCCCCCGACTCGTTCGTGGACGAGGGCGCCGAGGAGGGCGCCCGGCGCCCGCCCGCCGAGCTGCTGCGGGCCTGGCGCGAGGGGCGCGCCGCCCTCGACCGGGCCCTGCGCGGCGCCCCGCCCGGCGCCCGTTTCCCCTGGTACGGCCCGCCCATGTCGGCCGCCTCCATGGCCACCGCCCGCCTGATGGAGACCTGGGCCCACGGCCTGGACGTCGCCGAGGCCCTCGGTGTGGTCCGCCCACCCACCGACCGGCTCAGGCATGTGGCCCGACTGGGGGTGCGGACACGCGACTTCGCGTACACGGTGCACGGCCTCACCCCGCCCGCCGAGGAGTTCCGGGTGGAACTGACGTCTCCCACCGGCGAGTTGTGGGCCTACGGTCCCGAGAGCGCCCACCAGCGCGTCACCGGACCCGCCCTCGACTTCTGTCTCCTCGTCACTCAGCGCGCCCACCGCGCCGACCTCGCCCTGACCGCCGTCGGCCCGGACGCCGGCCGCTGGCTGGACATCGCACAGGCCTTCGCGGGCCCGCCCGGCGGCGGCCGGCCGCCGAAGGGGGCGGAGCGGTGA
- a CDS encoding acyclic terpene utilization AtuA family protein, with translation MNPLRIGNFSGFYGDRAGALREMLTGGEVDVLTGDYLAELTMLILARDRLKDPGAGYARTFPRQLEDCLGLAHDRGVRIVTNAGGLNPAGLASDIRALAGRLRIPARVAHVEGDDLTASHPGALAAHAYLGGFGIAECLRAGADIVVTGRVTDAALVTGPAAAHFGWGPREYDRLAGAVVAGHVLECGTQATGGNYAFFREGDVRRPGFPLAEIHADGGSVITKHPGSGGFVDTGTVTAQLLYETSGGRYAGPDVTARLDTVRLSQDGPDRVRIGGVRGEAPPPTLKVGLNRLGGFRNEVVFVLTGLDIEAKAGLVREQLSDALAKSPPAEVRWELVRTDRADAGTEETASALLRLVVRDPDERVVGRALSGAAVELALASYPGFHVLSPPGKGSPYGVFEDVYVPHGAVDHVAVLHDGRRVPVAPPQETRPLDAVPEPALPDPLPPGPARRAPLGLVAGARSGDKGGNANVGVWVRTDEAWRWLAHELTAERFRQLIPESRDLPVTRHLLPNLRAVNFVVEGILGAGVAAQARFDPQAKALGEWLRSRHLDIPEVLL, from the coding sequence GTGAACCCCCTGCGCATAGGCAACTTCTCCGGCTTCTACGGCGACCGCGCGGGCGCCCTGCGCGAGATGCTCACCGGCGGCGAGGTCGACGTCCTCACCGGCGACTACCTCGCCGAGCTCACCATGCTGATCCTCGCCCGCGACCGGCTGAAGGACCCCGGCGCCGGTTACGCCCGCACCTTCCCGCGCCAGCTGGAGGACTGCCTCGGCCTCGCCCACGACCGCGGGGTGCGGATCGTCACCAATGCGGGCGGGCTCAACCCCGCCGGACTGGCGTCGGACATAAGGGCGTTGGCCGGCCGGCTCAGGATTCCGGCCAGGGTCGCGCACGTCGAGGGCGACGACCTCACCGCCTCCCACCCCGGCGCCCTCGCCGCCCACGCCTACCTCGGAGGCTTCGGCATCGCGGAGTGCCTGCGGGCCGGCGCGGACATCGTCGTCACCGGGCGCGTGACCGACGCCGCCCTCGTCACCGGGCCCGCCGCCGCCCACTTCGGCTGGGGGCCCAGGGAGTACGACCGGCTCGCGGGGGCCGTCGTCGCCGGACATGTGCTGGAGTGCGGGACCCAGGCCACCGGCGGCAACTACGCGTTCTTCCGGGAGGGCGACGTGCGCCGGCCCGGGTTCCCGCTCGCCGAGATCCACGCCGACGGCGGCAGCGTCATCACCAAGCACCCCGGCAGCGGCGGGTTCGTCGACACCGGCACGGTCACCGCGCAGCTGCTGTACGAGACGTCGGGCGGCCGGTACGCCGGGCCCGATGTCACCGCCCGGCTGGACACCGTACGGCTCAGCCAGGACGGGCCGGACCGGGTGCGGATCGGCGGCGTGCGGGGCGAGGCGCCGCCGCCGACGCTGAAGGTCGGGCTCAACCGGCTCGGCGGCTTCCGCAACGAGGTCGTCTTCGTCCTCACCGGCCTCGACATCGAGGCCAAGGCCGGCCTGGTGCGGGAGCAGCTGTCCGACGCGCTCGCCAAGTCGCCGCCCGCCGAGGTGCGCTGGGAACTGGTGCGCACCGACCGGGCCGACGCCGGCACCGAGGAGACCGCCAGCGCCCTGCTGCGGCTCGTCGTACGGGACCCCGACGAACGGGTCGTCGGGCGGGCGCTGAGTGGGGCCGCCGTGGAACTGGCACTGGCCAGCTACCCCGGCTTCCATGTGCTCTCCCCACCGGGAAAGGGCTCCCCTTATGGGGTCTTCGAGGATGTGTACGTCCCCCATGGCGCCGTGGACCATGTGGCGGTCCTCCACGACGGACGCCGTGTCCCGGTGGCACCGCCCCAGGAGACCCGGCCCCTGGACGCCGTACCGGAACCCGCCCTCCCGGATCCCCTTCCGCCGGGGCCGGCCCGCCGGGCGCCCCTCGGCCTGGTCGCCGGAGCCCGCAGCGGGGACAAGGGCGGGAACGCGAACGTCGGCGTGTGGGTCCGCACCGACGAGGCGTGGCGGTGGCTCGCGCACGAGCTGACCGCCGAACGGTTCCGGCAGCTGATCCCGGAGAGCCGGGACCTGCCCGTCACCCGGCATCTGCTGCCGAACCTGCGCGCGGTCAACTTCGTCGTCGAGGGCATCCTCGGCGCGGGCGTCGCCGCGCAGGCCCGCTTCGACCCGCAGGCCAAGGCCCTCGGCGAATGGCTGCGCTCGCGCCACCTGGACATCCCGGAGGTTCTGCTGTGA
- a CDS encoding acyl-CoA carboxylase subunit beta → MTVLHTSLDTASPDYRANRDAMLDKLAALDAEHAKALAGGGEKYVERHRKRGKLLARERIELLLDLDTPFLELSPLAAWGSDYTVGASLVTGIGVVEGVECLITANDPTVRGGASNPWSLKKALRANDIALANRLPCISLVESGGADLPSQKEIFIPGGAIFRDLTRLSAAGVPTIAVVFGNSTAGGAYIPGMSDHVLMVKERAKVFLGGPPLVKMATGEESDDESLGGAGMHARVSGLADYFAVDEPDALRQARRVVARLNHRKAYPDPGPAEPPKYDPEELLGIVPGDLKIPFDPREVIARIVDASDFDEFKPLYGTSLVTGWAALHGYPVGILANAQGVLFSAESQKAAQFIQLANQRDIPLLFLHNTTGYMVGKDYEQGGIIKHGAMMINAVSNSRVPHLSVLMGASYGAGHYGMCGRAYDPRFLFAWPSAKSAVMGPQQLAGVLSIVARQSAAAKGQPYDEDADAALRAMVEQQIESESLPMFLSGRLYDDGVIDPRDTRTVLGLCLSAIHTAPYEGARGGFGVFRM, encoded by the coding sequence GTGACGGTCCTGCACACCTCCCTGGACACCGCGAGCCCCGACTACCGCGCCAACCGCGACGCCATGCTCGACAAGCTCGCCGCACTCGACGCCGAGCACGCCAAGGCCCTCGCGGGCGGCGGGGAGAAGTACGTCGAGCGGCACCGGAAGCGGGGCAAGCTGCTCGCCCGGGAGCGGATCGAGCTGCTGCTCGACCTGGACACCCCCTTCCTGGAGCTGTCGCCGCTGGCGGCCTGGGGGAGCGACTACACGGTCGGCGCCTCCCTCGTCACCGGCATCGGCGTGGTCGAGGGCGTGGAGTGCCTGATCACCGCCAACGACCCGACCGTGCGCGGCGGCGCCAGCAACCCGTGGAGCCTGAAGAAGGCCCTGCGGGCGAACGACATCGCGCTCGCCAACCGGCTGCCCTGCATCTCCCTGGTGGAGTCGGGCGGCGCCGACCTGCCGTCGCAGAAGGAGATCTTCATCCCCGGGGGTGCGATCTTCCGGGACCTGACCCGGCTCTCCGCCGCCGGGGTCCCGACGATCGCGGTCGTCTTCGGCAACTCCACCGCCGGCGGCGCCTACATCCCCGGCATGTCCGACCACGTGCTCATGGTCAAGGAGCGGGCGAAGGTCTTCCTCGGCGGGCCGCCGCTGGTGAAGATGGCCACCGGCGAGGAGAGCGACGACGAGTCCCTGGGCGGCGCCGGGATGCACGCGCGCGTGTCGGGCCTCGCCGACTACTTCGCCGTCGACGAGCCGGACGCGCTGCGGCAGGCGCGGCGGGTCGTGGCCCGCCTCAACCACCGCAAGGCGTACCCCGATCCGGGCCCGGCCGAGCCACCCAAGTACGACCCCGAGGAACTGCTCGGCATCGTCCCCGGCGACCTCAAGATCCCCTTCGACCCGCGCGAGGTCATCGCCCGGATCGTCGACGCCTCCGACTTCGACGAGTTCAAGCCGCTGTACGGCACCAGCCTGGTCACCGGCTGGGCCGCCCTGCACGGCTACCCGGTCGGCATCCTCGCCAACGCGCAGGGCGTGCTGTTCAGCGCGGAGTCGCAGAAGGCCGCCCAGTTCATCCAGCTCGCCAACCAGCGCGACATCCCGCTGCTGTTCCTGCACAACACCACCGGCTACATGGTCGGCAAGGACTACGAGCAGGGCGGGATCATCAAGCACGGCGCGATGATGATCAACGCGGTCAGCAACAGCCGCGTCCCGCACCTGTCCGTGCTCATGGGCGCCTCCTACGGCGCCGGGCACTACGGCATGTGCGGGCGCGCCTACGACCCCCGCTTCCTGTTCGCCTGGCCCAGCGCCAAGTCCGCCGTCATGGGCCCGCAGCAGCTCGCCGGCGTGCTCTCCATCGTCGCCCGGCAGTCGGCGGCGGCCAAGGGGCAGCCGTACGACGAGGACGCGGACGCCGCCCTGCGCGCCATGGTGGAGCAGCAGATCGAGTCCGAATCGCTGCCGATGTTCCTGTCCGGGCGGCTGTACGACGACGGCGTCATCGACCCCCGCGACACCCGCACCGTCCTCGGCCTGTGCCTGTCCGCGATCCACACCGCCCCCTACGAGGGCGCGCGCGGCGGCTTCGGCGTCTTCCGGATGTGA
- a CDS encoding acetyl/propionyl/methylcrotonyl-CoA carboxylase subunit alpha, whose protein sequence is MIQTLLVANRGEIACRIVRTCRAAGIRTVAVHSDADENALHTRVADTAVRLPGAAPAETYLRGDLIVKAALAAGADAVHPGYGFLSENADFARAVLDAGLTWIGPSPEAIEAMASKTRAKRLMGLEPLTDVTEADLPVLVKAAAGGGGRGMRIVRRLDELSAALQAARAEAASAFGDGEVFVEPYLEHGRHVEVQILADTHGTVWALGTRDCSLQRRHQKVIEEAPAPGLSDALTEELRTLAVRAARAVDYTGAGTVEFLVADGRAHFLEMNTRLQVEHPVTEEVFGLDLVAEQIRVAEGHALDEEPPRPRGHAVEARLYAEDPAHDWAPQTGTLHRLAVPAGVRLDTGYTDGDTIGVHYDPMLAKVIAHAPTRAEAVRRLAGALESAEIHGPATNRDLLVRSLRHEEFTAARMDTGFYDRHLTALTEPAPDPHAPLAAALADAHGRSRFGGWRNLPSGPQVKRYAMAGQEHEVRYRHTRQGLTADGVRVVHADARLVVLDVDGVERRFTVAAYGDEIHVGAARLTALPRFPDPAAQLAPGSLVAPMPGTVVRVAEGLQEGAAVRAGQPLIWLEAMKMQHQISAPVTGVLSSLQAKTGQQVEPGTLLAVVQEPSS, encoded by the coding sequence ATGATCCAGACACTGCTGGTCGCCAACCGGGGCGAGATCGCCTGCCGGATCGTGCGCACCTGCCGCGCGGCGGGGATCCGCACGGTCGCCGTGCACTCGGACGCCGACGAGAACGCACTCCACACGCGCGTGGCCGACACGGCGGTACGGCTGCCGGGCGCGGCCCCGGCGGAGACCTACCTGCGCGGCGACCTGATCGTGAAGGCCGCCCTCGCCGCCGGCGCGGACGCCGTGCACCCCGGCTACGGCTTCCTCTCCGAGAACGCCGACTTCGCCCGCGCCGTCCTCGACGCCGGACTCACCTGGATCGGCCCGTCCCCCGAGGCCATCGAGGCGATGGCGTCCAAGACCCGGGCCAAACGCCTGATGGGGCTCGAGCCCCTCACCGACGTCACCGAGGCCGACCTGCCGGTGCTGGTGAAGGCGGCCGCCGGCGGCGGAGGGCGCGGCATGCGGATCGTACGCCGCCTGGACGAGCTGAGCGCCGCGCTCCAGGCCGCGCGCGCCGAGGCCGCGAGCGCCTTCGGCGACGGCGAGGTCTTCGTCGAGCCCTACCTGGAGCACGGCCGCCACGTCGAGGTGCAGATCCTCGCCGACACCCACGGCACCGTCTGGGCCCTCGGCACCCGCGACTGCTCCCTCCAGCGCCGCCACCAGAAGGTGATCGAGGAGGCCCCGGCGCCCGGCCTCTCCGACGCGCTCACCGAGGAACTCCGCACACTGGCCGTACGCGCCGCCCGCGCCGTCGACTACACGGGCGCCGGCACCGTCGAGTTCCTCGTCGCCGACGGCCGCGCCCACTTCCTGGAGATGAACACCCGCCTCCAGGTCGAACACCCCGTCACGGAAGAGGTGTTCGGCCTCGACCTGGTCGCCGAGCAGATCCGCGTCGCGGAGGGCCACGCCCTCGACGAGGAACCCCCACGCCCACGCGGCCACGCCGTCGAGGCCCGCCTGTACGCCGAGGACCCCGCCCACGACTGGGCCCCGCAGACCGGCACCCTGCACCGCCTCGCCGTACCGGCCGGCGTCCGCCTGGACACCGGCTACACCGACGGCGACACCATCGGCGTCCACTACGACCCCATGCTCGCCAAGGTGATCGCCCACGCGCCCACGCGCGCGGAGGCCGTCCGCCGGCTCGCCGGAGCACTCGAGAGCGCGGAGATCCACGGCCCGGCCACCAACCGCGACCTGCTCGTCCGCTCCCTGCGGCACGAGGAGTTCACCGCGGCCCGCATGGACACCGGCTTCTACGACCGCCACCTCACCGCACTCACCGAGCCCGCCCCCGACCCGCACGCACCGCTCGCCGCCGCCCTCGCCGACGCCCACGGCCGCTCCCGCTTCGGCGGCTGGCGCAACCTGCCCTCCGGGCCGCAGGTCAAGCGGTACGCGATGGCGGGACAGGAGCACGAGGTCCGCTACCGGCACACCCGGCAGGGCCTCACGGCCGACGGGGTGCGGGTCGTGCACGCCGACGCGCGCCTGGTCGTCCTCGACGTGGACGGCGTGGAGCGCAGGTTCACGGTGGCTGCGTACGGCGACGAGATCCACGTGGGCGCCGCCCGCCTCACCGCCCTGCCCCGCTTCCCCGACCCCGCCGCCCAGCTCGCACCAGGGTCCCTGGTGGCCCCGATGCCGGGCACGGTCGTCCGCGTCGCCGAGGGCCTCCAGGAAGGGGCGGCCGTCCGGGCGGGCCAGCCCCTGATCTGGCTGGAGGCGATGAAGATGCAGCACCAGATCTCGGCGCCGGTCACCGGTGTGCTCAGCAGTCTGCAGGCGAAGACCGGTCAGCAGGTGGAGCCGGGAACGCTGCTCGCCGTCGTGCAGGAACCCTCTTCCTAG
- a CDS encoding acyl-CoA dehydrogenase family protein, which produces MSPVIETEEHKALRSAVAALGTRYGRDYLLQAVAEGKPPAELWSEAGKLGYLGVNLPEEHGGGGGGITELAIVLEELGATGSPLLMLIVSPAICGTVISRFGTEEQKRAWLPGIADGTRLMAFGITEPDAGSNSHRITTTARRDGADWLLTGRKVFVSGVDIADAVLIVGRTEDARTGRLKPCLFIVPTDAPGFQKRPIDMELSAAEKQFELVLDDVRLPADALVGGGPSHAFGSGGEDAGLLHLFAGLNPERVMTAAFAIGMGRYALAKAIEYARDRTVWKTPIGAHQAIAHPLAQAHIDLELARLMMQKAAHLYDTGDDIGAGEAANMAKYAAGEACVKAVDQAVHTLGGNGLTREFGLASLITAARVARIAPVSREMILNYVSHQTLGLPKSY; this is translated from the coding sequence ATGTCTCCCGTCATCGAAACCGAAGAGCACAAAGCCCTCCGCTCCGCCGTGGCGGCCCTCGGCACACGCTACGGCCGCGACTACCTGCTCCAGGCCGTCGCCGAGGGAAAGCCGCCGGCCGAACTCTGGTCCGAAGCGGGCAAACTCGGCTACCTCGGCGTCAACCTCCCCGAGGAGCACGGCGGCGGGGGCGGCGGCATCACCGAACTGGCCATCGTCCTGGAGGAGCTGGGCGCCACCGGCTCCCCCCTCCTCATGCTGATCGTCTCCCCGGCCATCTGCGGCACCGTGATCTCCCGCTTCGGCACGGAGGAACAGAAACGCGCCTGGCTGCCCGGCATAGCCGACGGCACCCGCCTCATGGCCTTCGGCATCACCGAACCCGACGCCGGCTCCAACAGCCACCGCATCACCACCACCGCCCGCCGCGACGGCGCCGACTGGCTGCTCACCGGCCGCAAGGTCTTCGTCTCCGGCGTCGACATCGCCGACGCCGTCCTGATCGTCGGCCGCACCGAGGACGCCAGGACCGGCCGGCTCAAGCCCTGCCTGTTCATCGTCCCCACCGACGCGCCCGGCTTCCAGAAGCGGCCCATCGACATGGAACTCAGCGCCGCCGAGAAGCAGTTCGAGCTGGTCCTTGACGACGTACGGCTCCCCGCCGACGCACTCGTCGGTGGGGGCCCCTCCCACGCTTTCGGCAGTGGGGGAGAGGACGCCGGCCTGCTGCACCTGTTCGCCGGACTCAACCCCGAGCGCGTCATGACCGCAGCCTTCGCCATCGGCATGGGCCGCTACGCGCTGGCCAAGGCGATCGAGTACGCCCGCGACCGCACCGTCTGGAAAACCCCCATCGGCGCCCACCAGGCCATCGCCCACCCGCTGGCGCAGGCCCACATCGACCTCGAACTGGCCCGGCTGATGATGCAGAAGGCGGCCCACCTCTACGACACCGGCGACGACATCGGCGCCGGCGAGGCCGCCAACATGGCCAAGTACGCGGCCGGGGAAGCCTGCGTGAAGGCCGTCGACCAGGCCGTGCACACCCTCGGCGGCAACGGGCTCACCCGCGAGTTCGGGCTCGCCTCGCTGATAACGGCCGCGCGCGTGGCTCGTATCGCACCGGTGAGCCGGGAGATGATTCTCAACTACGTCTCCCACCAGACCCTCGGTCTGCCCAAGTCGTACTGA
- a CDS encoding 4-coumarate--CoA ligase family protein, with translation MFRSEYADVPPVELPIHEAVLGHAADFGDHPALVDGTDGTTLTYEQLDRFHRRIAAGLADAGVRKGDVLALHSPNTITFPTAFYAATRAGASVTTAHPLATAGEFATQLGDSGARWIVTVSPLLETARRAAGLAGGIREIFVCDSAPGHRSLTDMLAATAPEPRPGIDPAEDIAALPYSSGTTGIPKGVMLTHRQIATNLAQLEPAVPAGPGDRILAVLPFFHIYGLTALMNAPLRKGATVVVLPRFDLETFLAAIEGHRITGLYVAPPIVLALAKHPAVAHYDLSSLKYVISAAAPLDAHLARACSERLGLPPIGQAYGMTELSPGTHVVPLDRLHDAPAGTVGRLIAGTEMRIVSLDDPGKDLGTGESGEILIRGPQVMKGYLGRPDATAAMIDPDGWLHTGDVGHVDADGWLYVVDRVKELIKYKGFQVAPAELEALLLTHPGIADAAVIGSRNADGNEIPHAFVVRRAGTLTENEIMLHVAERVAPYKRIRKVTFIDTVPRAASGKILRRELREHP, from the coding sequence GTGTTCCGCAGCGAGTACGCAGACGTCCCGCCCGTAGAACTCCCCATCCACGAAGCCGTCCTGGGCCACGCCGCCGACTTCGGCGACCACCCCGCCCTCGTCGACGGCACGGACGGCACCACCCTCACGTACGAGCAGCTGGACCGGTTCCACCGGCGCATCGCCGCCGGACTCGCCGACGCGGGCGTCCGCAAGGGCGACGTCCTCGCCCTGCACAGCCCCAACACGATCACCTTCCCCACCGCCTTCTACGCCGCCACACGCGCGGGCGCCTCCGTCACCACGGCCCACCCCCTCGCCACCGCCGGGGAGTTCGCCACACAACTCGGCGACAGCGGCGCCCGCTGGATCGTCACCGTCTCCCCGCTGCTGGAGACGGCCCGCCGCGCCGCCGGACTCGCCGGCGGCATCAGGGAGATCTTCGTGTGCGACAGCGCACCCGGACACCGCTCCCTCACCGACATGCTCGCCGCCACCGCCCCCGAACCGCGGCCCGGCATCGACCCCGCCGAGGACATCGCCGCACTGCCGTACTCCTCCGGCACCACCGGCATCCCCAAGGGCGTGATGCTCACCCACCGGCAGATCGCCACCAACCTGGCCCAGCTCGAGCCCGCCGTCCCGGCCGGACCCGGCGACCGCATCCTCGCCGTCCTGCCGTTCTTCCACATCTACGGCCTCACCGCCCTCATGAACGCCCCCCTGCGCAAGGGCGCCACCGTGGTCGTCCTGCCCCGCTTCGACCTCGAGACCTTCCTCGCCGCCATCGAGGGCCACCGCATCACCGGTCTGTACGTCGCCCCGCCGATCGTCCTCGCCCTCGCCAAGCACCCCGCGGTCGCCCACTACGACCTGTCCTCCCTGAAGTACGTCATCAGCGCCGCCGCCCCCCTCGACGCCCACCTCGCCCGCGCCTGCTCCGAGCGGCTCGGCCTGCCCCCGATCGGCCAGGCCTACGGCATGACGGAACTCTCCCCGGGCACCCACGTCGTCCCGCTCGACCGCCTCCACGACGCCCCCGCCGGCACCGTCGGCAGGCTCATCGCCGGCACCGAGATGCGGATCGTCTCCCTCGACGACCCCGGCAAGGACCTCGGCACCGGCGAATCCGGCGAGATCCTCATCCGCGGCCCCCAGGTCATGAAGGGCTACCTCGGCCGCCCCGACGCCACCGCCGCCATGATCGACCCCGACGGCTGGCTGCACACCGGCGACGTCGGGCACGTCGATGCCGACGGCTGGCTGTACGTCGTCGACCGGGTCAAGGAACTCATCAAGTACAAGGGCTTCCAGGTGGCCCCCGCCGAACTCGAGGCCCTGCTGCTCACCCACCCCGGCATCGCCGACGCCGCCGTCATCGGCTCCCGCAACGCCGACGGCAACGAGATCCCGCACGCCTTCGTCGTCCGCCGCGCCGGCACGCTCACCGAGAACGAGATCATGCTCCACGTCGCCGAACGCGTCGCCCCCTACAAACGCATCCGCAAGGTCACCTTCATCGACACCGTCCCCCGCGCCGCCTCCGGCAAGATCCTCCGCCGGGAACTGAGGGAGCACCCGTGA